From a single Endozoicomonas euniceicola genomic region:
- a CDS encoding transposase, producing the protein MSKKRKQYSSSFKAKVALAAIKGDQTNSELAARFQVHPAMVSTWKRELLERNYSAPKR; encoded by the coding sequence ATGAGCAAAAAACGTAAACAATACAGCTCAAGTTTCAAGGCCAAAGTTGCTCTTGCTGCCATCAAGGGAGACCAGACTAACTCTGAGCTGGCAGCACGCTTTCAGGTTCATCCCGCCATGGTGAGCACCTGGAAAAGGGAACTGCTGGAACGTAACTATTCAGCCCCCAAACGATAG
- the tnpC gene encoding IS66 family transposase: MSQPAPEFQIIVALLTAVNEQQEQLTRLSEQVSKLEAENKELSDRLNTNSRNSSKPPSTDGYAKPSAKKKDSSGTTPDPDNDPKGEKPNPKSLREKSGRKPGGQRGHKGSTLRQVEDPERTQYHPVIDCENCHRSLRSSKIVKLIERQVFEPGRFGHFEVTAHLAEVKKCECGHVTLGSFPEGVDSHVQYGPATQALAVYLCQYQLVPYKRASQFFLDIFGLDVSPGSICTFQENAYDQLASTEQAIVDVLKNAPIAGADETGMRVAGSLWWMHVLRSEKWTLYHLDPSKGHSAIESMGVLLTFAGILVHDYYKAYFRYAALHVLCNAHHLRELQGVVGRDCNHLAARLQRMLRLAWHLSTGFKKIGMEAMPDTIRQRISSLFERTAKSAQAGEAEYMERLRQRRGDDKVRNTKVFNLFKRLVKFKEETLRFMTDFRIPFDNNGSERDIRNGKVKQKISGCIRSKKGAEWYSRIRSYVSSAKKQGHNVFEALLIAMKNYSDQPLLGAE, from the coding sequence ATGAGTCAACCCGCTCCCGAATTCCAGATTATCGTCGCTCTCCTTACTGCTGTGAACGAGCAACAGGAGCAGCTTACTCGTTTGAGTGAGCAGGTTTCAAAACTGGAAGCAGAGAACAAGGAGCTGAGCGACAGGCTCAATACTAACAGCAGAAACAGTAGCAAGCCTCCTTCTACGGATGGTTATGCCAAGCCTTCCGCCAAGAAAAAAGACTCATCTGGTACGACGCCAGACCCGGACAATGATCCGAAAGGCGAAAAGCCCAACCCCAAAAGCTTACGAGAGAAATCTGGTCGCAAGCCCGGTGGTCAAAGAGGTCATAAAGGCTCTACGCTTAGGCAGGTCGAAGACCCTGAGCGCACCCAATACCATCCGGTTATAGACTGCGAGAACTGCCACCGTTCATTACGTTCTTCTAAAATCGTCAAGCTAATCGAAAGACAGGTATTTGAACCTGGTCGTTTTGGTCACTTTGAAGTCACGGCTCATTTAGCGGAAGTCAAGAAGTGTGAGTGTGGTCATGTAACCCTCGGTAGCTTTCCGGAAGGCGTTGACTCCCATGTTCAGTATGGGCCTGCTACCCAGGCGCTGGCGGTGTATCTCTGCCAGTACCAGTTGGTGCCATACAAACGCGCTTCCCAGTTTTTCCTGGATATTTTCGGGCTGGATGTCAGTCCGGGTTCCATTTGTACGTTCCAGGAAAATGCCTATGATCAACTGGCCAGCACCGAGCAGGCAATTGTCGATGTTCTTAAGAACGCCCCCATTGCTGGTGCCGATGAGACAGGCATGCGGGTGGCTGGTTCGCTATGGTGGATGCACGTTCTGCGTAGTGAAAAATGGACGCTGTATCACCTTGATCCCAGTAAAGGTCACTCTGCCATAGAGTCAATGGGCGTCTTGCTGACTTTTGCCGGAATACTGGTTCATGACTATTACAAGGCTTACTTCCGCTATGCCGCTCTTCATGTGCTGTGCAACGCTCATCACCTGAGGGAGTTGCAGGGTGTTGTTGGCCGGGATTGCAACCATCTGGCTGCACGCCTTCAGCGGATGCTAAGGCTGGCTTGGCATCTCAGCACCGGTTTCAAAAAAATTGGCATGGAGGCGATGCCAGATACTATTCGCCAACGGATTAGTTCGCTGTTCGAGCGGACTGCGAAAAGCGCTCAGGCCGGGGAAGCCGAATATATGGAACGCCTACGGCAACGGCGGGGCGACGACAAAGTGAGAAATACGAAAGTCTTTAACCTGTTCAAGCGACTGGTGAAATTCAAGGAAGAAACCTTGAGGTTCATGACTGACTTCAGAATACCCTTCGACAACAATGGCAGTGAGCGAGACATCCGGAATGGTAAGGTAAAACAGAAAATATCGGGATGTATCCGAAGTAAGAAAGGGGCGGAATGGTATAGCCGCATCCGAAGTTATGTCTCATCGGCGAAAAAGCAGGGGCATAACGTTTTTGAAGCTTTGCTTATTGCGATGAAGAATTACAGCGATCAACCTTTGCTGGGTGCTGAATAG
- a CDS encoding YopT-type cysteine protease domain-containing protein has translation MTFEEWLIDLVNRHHGHITWRFSQDEPLSSIQELKRYIPGVCTALSTLWIVYHAHEGSLSNHIRSDANLDVTIWHKAGYLQQCLSTVENVKNFLMGQGMFPVLINHNVLQASSSKTVGGWSYKFVQHIQKQPPPGAIYEALVGFTQCYAIIYFRGSSSHAVSAWIGDDDASFFDPDVGEMWFDKKHNFMSFLAEYYSHLYVFCNKIDDGFEIYPFFR, from the coding sequence GTGACTTTTGAAGAATGGCTTATTGATTTAGTAAATCGTCATCATGGGCATATCACTTGGAGATTCTCTCAAGACGAACCTTTATCCTCTATACAAGAGTTGAAACGTTATATACCTGGTGTTTGTACGGCACTCAGTACTTTATGGATTGTTTACCATGCTCATGAGGGCAGCCTTTCCAATCATATAAGATCTGATGCAAACCTGGATGTAACCATTTGGCATAAAGCGGGCTATCTTCAACAGTGTTTATCGACGGTTGAAAACGTCAAAAACTTCTTGATGGGTCAAGGAATGTTTCCTGTCCTTATTAATCATAACGTTTTACAAGCGAGCTCCTCTAAGACCGTAGGAGGATGGAGTTATAAATTCGTCCAACACATCCAAAAACAACCACCTCCTGGCGCTATTTATGAAGCATTAGTTGGGTTTACCCAGTGTTATGCCATTATTTATTTCCGGGGGAGTTCGAGTCATGCAGTTTCTGCCTGGATTGGTGATGATGACGCCAGTTTTTTTGATCCAGATGTAGGAGAGATGTGGTTCGATAAAAAGCATAATTTCATGAGTTTTTTAGCTGAATATTATTCACACCTTTACGTTTTCTGTAATAAAATTGATGACGGTTTTGAAATTTATCCATTTTTTCGATAG